One genomic segment of Arthrobacter sp. JZ12 includes these proteins:
- the ccsB gene encoding c-type cytochrome biogenesis protein CcsB: MQNINQTLGQYSELFMLLAALAYTVAFLAFTWDLVRSSRRIREMEAGLVESAEERELVLAGAVAAGKRGRSAGAEAPAGSTADDAMQYRGERRAIARVAVALTVLAAIIHTVAVVSRGMAAGRVPWGNMYEFCTTGGLVVAVVFLLVLTRKDLRFLGTFVIGLVVVMLCAATIGFPTPVANLVPALQSYWLIIHVSVAVAASALFTLTFAMSVLQLLQANRVARLAAGGSDRMPFMRLVPSALSLENLSYRINAIAFVLWTFTLMAGAIWAERAWGRYWGWDTKEVWTFVIWVVYAGYLHARATRGWTGTRAAWLSIVGYLCIVFNFTIVNIYFSGLHSYSGV; encoded by the coding sequence ATGCAGAACATAAACCAGACCCTCGGGCAGTACAGCGAGCTGTTCATGTTGCTCGCGGCGCTCGCCTACACCGTGGCCTTCCTTGCCTTCACCTGGGACCTGGTCCGAAGCAGCCGCCGCATCCGGGAGATGGAGGCAGGGCTGGTCGAGTCTGCCGAGGAGCGCGAACTTGTGCTTGCCGGCGCGGTGGCTGCGGGCAAGCGCGGGCGCTCCGCCGGCGCTGAGGCTCCCGCCGGCAGCACCGCCGACGACGCGATGCAGTACCGCGGCGAGCGGCGTGCGATCGCGCGTGTCGCCGTCGCACTCACGGTACTCGCGGCGATCATCCACACTGTTGCCGTAGTCAGCCGCGGCATGGCCGCCGGCCGCGTGCCCTGGGGCAACATGTACGAGTTCTGCACCACCGGCGGACTGGTGGTCGCCGTCGTCTTCCTGCTGGTTCTGACGCGTAAGGACCTGCGGTTCCTGGGGACCTTCGTCATCGGCCTCGTGGTGGTCATGCTCTGCGCTGCGACCATCGGATTTCCGACGCCGGTGGCCAACCTGGTGCCAGCCCTTCAGAGCTACTGGCTCATCATCCACGTCTCGGTTGCGGTGGCTGCTTCAGCGCTGTTCACGCTGACCTTCGCGATGTCGGTCCTGCAGCTCCTGCAGGCTAACCGGGTTGCCCGCCTCGCCGCCGGCGGAAGCGACCGGATGCCGTTCATGCGGCTGGTCCCGTCCGCACTGAGCCTCGAGAACCTCTCGTACCGGATCAACGCCATCGCCTTTGTACTGTGGACCTTCACCCTGATGGCCGGAGCGATTTGGGCCGAGCGCGCATGGGGACGGTACTGGGGCTGGGACACGAAGGAAGTCTGGACCTTCGTGATCTGGGTGGTCTACGCCGGGTACCTGCATGCACGTGCAACGCGCGGTTGGACCGGAACGCGTGCCGCCTGGCTCTCCATCGTTGGCTACCTGTGCATTGTC